The genomic interval AGCAAAGGATGTGATGCTTTACTTAATTGGCAAAATCGGGGCAGACGGTGCTTTGTACAAGTCTGTTGAATTTTCAGGAGAGGGAGTGAAAGAGTTTTCAATTGCAGACAGGATTGTTTTTTCAAATATGTCTGTTGAAATGGGTGCAAAAAACGGATATTTTGCCCCTGATGAAAAAACCTATGAATACCTAAAATCAAGGGGAATTTCAGAAAGTGATTATGAGGTAATACTTCCAGATGAAGACGCTGAATACCAGGAGATAATTGAGATTGATTTATCTAAGGTTGAACCGCAGGTTGCAAAGCCACACACAGTTGACAATGTCTCACCAGTAAAGGATGTAAAAGGCACAAAGATTCATCAGGCTTTAATAGGAACCTGCACAAACGGAAGGATTGAGGATATAAGAGCTGCTGTTAAAGTGCTTGAGGGAAGAAGGGTTAATCCAAAAGTGAGGCTTCTTGTTTTTCCTGCATCAATGGAAGTTTACATGCAGGCTTTGAAAGAGGGGCTTTTTGAAAAGATAATTGAGGCTGGCGGAATTGTTATGAACCCTGGCTGCGGCCCCTGTTTAGGTGCCCACGAAGGGGTGCTTGCACCGGGAGAGGTTTGCATTTCAACTGCAAATAGAAACTTTAAGGGAAGAATGGGTTGCAAAGAGGCTTTTATTTACCTTGCCTCACCAGAAACAGTTGCCGCTTCGGCAATTAAAGGGGAAATCTGCACAGTGGAGGATTTAAAATGAAGATTTTTAAGTACGGCGATGATGTAAATACAGATGTAATCTTTCCGGGAAAATACACCTATACAATTACAGACCCTTACGAAATGGCAAAGCATGCTTTAGAGGATTTAGACCCTGATTTTGCCAAGACTGTTGAAAAAGGGGATATTATTGTTGCAGGAAAAAACTTTGGCTGTGGTTCTTCAAGGGAGCAGGCTGCAACCTGTATAAAATACGCAGGGGTTGATGTTATTGTTGCAAAGTCTTTTTCAAGGATTTTTTATAGAAATTGCATAAATTCAGGCCTTCTTGCAATAGAGTGTCCTGATGTTGTTGATAAAATTACAAAGGATTCAAAGATTGAGATAAATAGGGAAGAGAATAAACTTATTGTTGACGGGGTTGAATACTCCTATCCCCCAATTCCTGTTGAGGTGAGGGATATAATTGATGCAGGGGGTTTAATTCCCTATTTGCAACAAAAATTCAAGAAGGATTAATGTCGGTAAAGATTGAAAAGGCTTACATTCTGAAATCGTTTGTGATTAACGAATCTGACAGGGTGATTTCTGTTTTAAACGAAAAGGGAGAGAAAATCTCCCTTGTTGCAAAGGGGGGAAACAGGCTTAAATCAAGGTTTCAGGGAAAGTTAGAGCCATTTTCTTTTGTTAAAGTTGAGTATTTTGACAGGGGAAAAGGGGGGCTAAATTCTTTAAACAATGTTGAATTGCTTGAAAATCTGCAAAAGTGGATTAAAGGCGATATGAAAAAGTTTTTTGCCCTCTCTTTTTTAAACGAGGTAACGGACAGGTTTGTATACGAAAAAGAGAGAAATTCAAAGATTTTCAGGCTAATAAAGCATGTAATTGATTCGCTTAAAGATGGGGTGGATTTGAAGTTAGCAATTTCTTACTTTTCCATCTGGATGTTGAAACTATCAGGTGTATTGAGTGAATTTAATGAAGAAATTCAATGTTTAAATGAAATTCTTGCAAAGCCTCTTGATAAACTTGATTGCAAAGAACCTCAAACTATCTTCAATTTTGGTTTAGATTTAATTTCAAAAAATTCAGACAAACCACTTTCATCAGCCGATATGTTGAAGAATTTAATTTAACAATTTATCAATTGATTTAAGGATTGTTTTATAGATTTCTCTTTGTGTGAAATGGGGTGTTTTTTCAGGAAGGT from Thermotomaculum hydrothermale carries:
- a CDS encoding 3-isopropylmalate dehydratase large subunit, which codes for MGKTFAEKILAKKAGKESVVPGEIVVVKPDYVMSHDNSAAIYGKFKSIGAERVFNPDQVLIILDHCVPAANEKYATNHKTVREFVETYGVKNFYDINTGVCHQVVIEKGYARPGRLIVGSDSHTVSYGALGAFSCGIGRSEAAAIWATGEIWLKVPYTIKVDFKGKLKEGTTAKDVMLYLIGKIGADGALYKSVEFSGEGVKEFSIADRIVFSNMSVEMGAKNGYFAPDEKTYEYLKSRGISESDYEVILPDEDAEYQEIIEIDLSKVEPQVAKPHTVDNVSPVKDVKGTKIHQALIGTCTNGRIEDIRAAVKVLEGRRVNPKVRLLVFPASMEVYMQALKEGLFEKIIEAGGIVMNPGCGPCLGAHEGVLAPGEVCISTANRNFKGRMGCKEAFIYLASPETVAASAIKGEICTVEDLK
- a CDS encoding LeuD/DmdB family oxidoreductase small subunit — translated: MKIFKYGDDVNTDVIFPGKYTYTITDPYEMAKHALEDLDPDFAKTVEKGDIIVAGKNFGCGSSREQAATCIKYAGVDVIVAKSFSRIFYRNCINSGLLAIECPDVVDKITKDSKIEINREENKLIVDGVEYSYPPIPVEVRDIIDAGGLIPYLQQKFKKD
- the recO gene encoding DNA repair protein RecO, yielding MSVKIEKAYILKSFVINESDRVISVLNEKGEKISLVAKGGNRLKSRFQGKLEPFSFVKVEYFDRGKGGLNSLNNVELLENLQKWIKGDMKKFFALSFLNEVTDRFVYEKERNSKIFRLIKHVIDSLKDGVDLKLAISYFSIWMLKLSGVLSEFNEEIQCLNEILAKPLDKLDCKEPQTIFNFGLDLISKNSDKPLSSADMLKNLI